Genomic segment of Paraburkholderia agricolaris:
TTTCGAGCGTGATGCTGCCGGCAGCGTCGACCGGCACGCGGATGATCTGTTCGTTGAGACCGGCGGTGGGCAGATAGACGTCGTCGTCGAGCGCAATGCGCGGCACGTGCGCGCGGGTGAGAGGCCCTGCCTGGGTGTCGGCAAGCGGCTCGGCATGCGCGAGCGCGACAGCGCATATCGCCGTTGCACACGTCACCGCACACTTCGTCAGAACCTTGCTGAACACCATTGACGCACCTGCCTCAAAAACCTGCCCAGAACACCGTGATGCCTTGTCTGTCGAATGTCATCGCTGACAGTTGCCTTTCATCGGCGTTTTCGACAAACAAAAACACACTCGCGTACGTAGTGCGCTACGCGCACGCTGATCGAGATCGCACGGGATGAACCCAAACGGCTGACGCGACCCCACGCGCCGATGATGAGCGCCACACACGCCGCCTGAACCGCCGTCGAACCCTTACTGGGGGGCTATCGGCAGGAGCCTGCGCATTTTGCGGATTCGGTATGCACCTGTTCTCGCAACGTGACGTCACAAACCTACGACTCCATCCTGGCATGACAATTTTGTTTTGTGCAATCAAGGAGAACCCGTGGCGCAAAAATTGCCATGTGCGGATCAGGGTGCTTTCGCCCCCGAGGCGCAGGAAAGCTGCCTGTCGGACGCTGCGTGGCTGTGCGAAGTAATGTGCTGCAACACACGCGCTGTGGTGTCGAGCCAACACGAAAAAAAAGCCCTCATCAGAGGGCCATATGTAAGCACGACGCTCTTTGCGTCATTGCATCCTGTAAGGCCAGGAAAGGCGCAGCTTATTCATTGACGTCACCGTCGACATAGCGCCAGCATCCGTCGCCGCCGCGGACGAAGCGGCTCAGTTCGTGCAGCCGGTGAGCACGCCCGCCGACCTTATATCGTGCGACGAATTCAACGGTTGCATGCTCGATGTCGATTTCGGTGAAGGCCTTGATCTGGAGTCCGAGCCAACGCGGTGCGTCGGGGGCAGCAGGGTCGGCGTCGAGGTCCGCGGGGCAGGTGTGCGGTGCCCAGCTCGCCCGCAAGTAATCCGTTGCGCCCACAACATATGCGCTGTAACGCGAGCGCATCAGTTCGAGCGCGCGCGGCGCGGTTTCGCCGCCATCGATATAGCGGCCGCAACATTGCGCGAAGCGGGGCGGTTTGGCGCCGCTGCGCTGATCGGGCGCGGCGCCGCCGCATGGGCAGTCGGAAGGTCGTTGCATTGACAACAATGGCTTATTCATCAGACTTTCAGGTGAGACCGCGCGCGATCAGTATTTTCTGGATGTCGCTGGTGCCTTCGTAAATCTGGCACACGCGCACATCGCGGTAGATGCGCTCGACCGGGAAGTCGTTCAGATAGCCGTAGCCGCCGTGGATCTGCAAGGCTGCCGAGCAGATGCGTTCGGCAGCCTCCGAGGCGAACAGCTTGGCCATCGCGGCCTCGGTCAGACAAGGCTGGCCGGCGTCTTTCAGCGAAGCCGCGTGCCAGATCAACTGGCGCGCAGCTTCGAGTTGCGTCGCCATATCGGCGAGACGGAACTGCACGGCCTGGTGCGAAAAGAGCGGCTGACCGAAGCTCTCGCGTTCCTTCGCGTAGCCCAACGCCGCTTCGAACGCAGCACGCGCCATTCCGACGCTCTGCGCCGCGATTCCGATCCGGCCGCCTTCGAGCCCCGACAGCGCAATCCGATAGCCTTCGCCTTCTGCGCCAATCAGATTCGCGGCCGGCACACGGCAGTCCTCAAAAATAATCTGCGCCGTGTCTGACGAATGCTGGCCGAGCTTTTCCTCGACTCGTGCAACGACGTATCCCTTCGTGTCGGTCGGCACGATAAACGCGCTGATGCCGCGCTTGCCTGCTGCCTTGTCGGTCACGGCCATGACGATCGCAACGTCGCCGTTCTTGCCGCTTGTGATGAACTGTTTGACACCGTTCAGCACGTAGCCGTCGCCATCGCGTGTCGCGGTGGTGCGCAGCGCGGATGCGTCCGAGCCCGCTTGCGGTTCGGTCAGGCAGAACGCGCCGAGCATCTCACCGCGCGCGAGCGGTGTGAGCCAGTCGCGTTTCTGCGCGTCGTTGCCATAGGTCAGCAGAATGCTGCACACCGGGCAATTGTTTACGGAAATCGTGGTCGAGGTACCGCCGTCGCCGGCCGCGATTTCCTCGAGGATCAGTGCGAGCGCCAGCGCGTCCATGCCGGCGCCGCCATACGCTTCGGGTACCAGCACGCCGTACGCGCCGAGTTCGGCCAGCTGGCGATGCACATCCTTCGGAAAAATGCGCTCGCGGTCCCATTGCGCCGCGTGCGGGGTGACCGCTTCGCGGACGAACGTACGTACCGCGTCGCGGATCATCTGGTGATCCTGATCAAGCACCATGGCTCGGTCTCCTTTTTAGTCTCTCCAGGTGTCTTCTCACCAGTCGAGCGCCGTGCCGTCATATTGATAGAAGCGGCCGTTGAACGCGTCGTGCGCGGCTGCGGCCTGTGCGAGCACTTCGCGCATGCCGGTCACGCTGCGCGCAGGATCGATCGCCGCCTGCGCGCCACCCATGTCGGTGCGCACCCAACCCGGATGCAGCGAAATACACGTGGCGCGCGTGGTAGTCAGCGAGGCGACTTTCAGCGCGTCGTTGAGCGCCGCCTTACTCGCCCGATACAGCCAGCCGGTCGTGCCACTTGCGTCGCTGATGCTGCCCATCTTGCTCGAAATCACCGCGAACACGCCGCCGGCTTCTTCGACGAGCGGCAGCAGGATCGGCATCAACTGCATCGGACCACGCACATTGGTGTGCATGACCTGATCGAAGTCTTCGGCCGTGATCGTTTCGATGTCCTCGGTGTGCGGGCCGAACACGCCCGATACCACGACCGCCGCGTCGAGCCGTTCGCCGTCGAGCCTCCAGCCGAACGCGGCGATTTCCTCGGCCTCGGTGACGTCGAGTGAGAAGGTCTCCGCGCCGAGCGTTTTCAGCGCGTCGAGCGCGGCACCATCGCGAGCGGTGGCGAGTACGCGCCAGCCGCTTTTCTTGTACTGCCGCACAAACTCCTGACCGATGCCGCGCGACGCACCCACGATCAACACTGTCTTCATCGAATCACCTCGAGCTCCAGAACGCCGGCAGGCGGCGCGTCAAACCAGTTCGATACCCATCGCGGTCGCTTCGCCACCGCCGATGCACAGTGTCGCGACGCCGCGCTTGCCGCCGCGCTTTCTCAACGCGCCGATCAGCGTGACGAGAATCCGCGCGCCCGATGCGCCGATCGGGTGGCCAAGTGCGCAGGCGCCGCCGTTCACATTGACCTTATCGTGCGGCAGATGGTGTTCTTTCATCGCGGCCATCGTGACCACCGCGAAGGCCTCGTTGATTTCGTACAGATCCACCTCGTCGGCGCGCCAGCCGTTCTTCTCGAACAGCTTGCGAATTGCACCGACCGGCGCGGTGGTGAACTTCGCCGGTTCCTGGGCGAAGGTGGCGTGGCCGACCACGCGAGCAAGCGGCTCGACACCGAGACGTTTCGCGGTCGATTCACGCATCATTACGAGCGCAGCCGCGCCGTCGGAAATCGACGATGAGTTCGCCGCCGTGACCGTGCCGGTTTTGCTGAACGCGGGCTTGAGCGTCGGAATCTTGTCGAGGTTCGCTTTGAACGGCTGCTCGTCGTGGTCGATGGTCACGTCGCCCTTGCGGCTTTCCACCTTCACCGGCGCGATTTCCCACGCGAACGAACCGTCTTCATTCGCGCGCTTCGCCCGATTCAGGGACTCGACGGCGAACGCGTCCTGCGCTTCGCGCGTGAAGTCGAACGATGCCGCGCATTCTTCGGCAAAGGTGCCCATCAAACGGCCTTTTTCGTAGGCGTCTTCGAGACCGTCGTAGAACATGTGGTCGATCACCTGGCCGTGGCCCATGCGCATGCCGTTACGCGCTTTCGGCAACAGGTAAGGTGCGTTGGTCATGCTCTCCATGCCGCCCGCGACGATCACGTCGACCGAGCCGGCGGCCAGCATGTCATGCGCGAACATCGCCGCGCGCATGCCGGAGCCGCACATCTTGTTGACCGTGGTGCTGCCGGTGGCGAGCGGCAAGCCCGCACCGAGCGCGGCCTGACGCGCGGGCGCCTGGCCCTGGCCGGCGGGCAGCACGCAACCCATTACCACTTCGTCGATCTGCTCCGGCTTCAGGCCGGCGCGTTGCACGGCGGCCTCGATCGCCGCCGAGCCCAACTGCGGCGCGGTGAGCGAAGCGAAATCGCCCTGAAATGCCGCCATGGGCGTGCGGGCCACACCGACGATCACGATCGGATCAGCTTTTGTATCACTC
This window contains:
- a CDS encoding YchJ family protein: MNKPLLSMQRPSDCPCGGAAPDQRSGAKPPRFAQCCGRYIDGGETAPRALELMRSRYSAYVVGATDYLRASWAPHTCPADLDADPAAPDAPRWLGLQIKAFTEIDIEHATVEFVARYKVGGRAHRLHELSRFVRGGDGCWRYVDGDVNE
- a CDS encoding SDR family oxidoreductase; this translates as MKTVLIVGASRGIGQEFVRQYKKSGWRVLATARDGAALDALKTLGAETFSLDVTEAEEIAAFGWRLDGERLDAAVVVSGVFGPHTEDIETITAEDFDQVMHTNVRGPMQLMPILLPLVEEAGGVFAVISSKMGSISDASGTTGWLYRASKAALNDALKVASLTTTRATCISLHPGWVRTDMGGAQAAIDPARSVTGMREVLAQAAAAHDAFNGRFYQYDGTALDW
- a CDS encoding acetyl-CoA C-acetyltransferase, whose product is MKETNMSDTKADPIVIVGVARTPMAAFQGDFASLTAPQLGSAAIEAAVQRAGLKPEQIDEVVMGCVLPAGQGQAPARQAALGAGLPLATGSTTVNKMCGSGMRAAMFAHDMLAAGSVDVIVAGGMESMTNAPYLLPKARNGMRMGHGQVIDHMFYDGLEDAYEKGRLMGTFAEECAASFDFTREAQDAFAVESLNRAKRANEDGSFAWEIAPVKVESRKGDVTIDHDEQPFKANLDKIPTLKPAFSKTGTVTAANSSSISDGAAALVMMRESTAKRLGVEPLARVVGHATFAQEPAKFTTAPVGAIRKLFEKNGWRADEVDLYEINEAFAVVTMAAMKEHHLPHDKVNVNGGACALGHPIGASGARILVTLIGALRKRGGKRGVATLCIGGGEATAMGIELV
- a CDS encoding acyl-CoA dehydrogenase family protein — encoded protein: MVLDQDHQMIRDAVRTFVREAVTPHAAQWDRERIFPKDVHRQLAELGAYGVLVPEAYGGAGMDALALALILEEIAAGDGGTSTTISVNNCPVCSILLTYGNDAQKRDWLTPLARGEMLGAFCLTEPQAGSDASALRTTATRDGDGYVLNGVKQFITSGKNGDVAIVMAVTDKAAGKRGISAFIVPTDTKGYVVARVEEKLGQHSSDTAQIIFEDCRVPAANLIGAEGEGYRIALSGLEGGRIGIAAQSVGMARAAFEAALGYAKERESFGQPLFSHQAVQFRLADMATQLEAARQLIWHAASLKDAGQPCLTEAAMAKLFASEAAERICSAALQIHGGYGYLNDFPVERIYRDVRVCQIYEGTSDIQKILIARGLT